One genomic region from Strix uralensis isolate ZFMK-TIS-50842 chromosome 19, bStrUra1, whole genome shotgun sequence encodes:
- the LOC141951950 gene encoding meteorin-like protein, translating into MAAARGPPPLLAVLRLLLLAGGGQRPGAADYCSWRGSGLSWEPRSRAVEQVHLRCTEGSLEWMYPARALRVVLEPNLSSAQHTTVCIKPASDFQGASIYVERAGQLHLVASPQRDISRRTASFQYELLSNQSPAGPDFKKMALVEAMCRPCDDLELLMAICSSDFVVKGSIRNVSHDSENHMSQVDVSAQKVYRQKNRIFQQDEASGEWRGPVRTLLQCKVKKGGGDFLFTGNEHFGEAWLGCAPRFKDFMFIYQAARERGANPCEFQLN; encoded by the exons atggcggcggcgcggggcccgcCCCCCCTCCTGGCCGtcctgcggctgctgctgctggcgggcggcgggcagcggccgggcgcCGCCGACTACTGCAGCTGGAGGGGCAG CGGTTTGAGCTGGGAGCCCCGTTCCCGCGCAGTGGAGCAGGTCCATCTACGCTGCACCGAGGGCTCCCTGGAATGGATGTACCCAGCACGAGCCCTGCGTGTCGTTTTGGAGCCTAACCTCTCCAGTGCCCAGCACACCACTGTCTGCATCAAGCCTGCCAGTGACTTCCAAGGTGCCAGCATCTACGTGGAACGTGCTGGGCAGCTGCATCTGGTG GCCAGCCCGCAGAGGGACATCAGCCGCCGGACTGCCAGCTTCCAGTATGAGCTGCTGAGCAACCAGAGCCCTGCTGGCCCCGACTTCAAGAAGATGGCACTGGTCGAAG ctATGTGCCGTCCTTGTGATGACCTGGAACTTCTTATGGCCATTTGCAGCAGTGATTTTG TGGTGAAAGGATCAATCCGAAATGTTTCCCATGATTCAGAGAACCACATGTCACAGGTTGATGTCAGCGCCCAGAAAGtctacagacagaaaaacagaattttccagcaggatgaagcaagTGGTGAATGGCGAGGCCCTGTACGAACCCTGCTGCAATGCAAGGTGAAGAAGGGAGGTGGAGATTTCCTTTTCACTGGAAACGAACATTTTGGTGAAGCTTGGTTGGGCTGTGCGCCTCGCTTTAAAGATTTCATGTTCATTTACCAGGCTGCCAGAGAAAGAGGAGCCAACCCATGTGAGTTTCAGCTCAACTGA
- the TRIM25 gene encoding E3 ubiquitin/ISG15 ligase TRIM25 isoform X2 yields the protein MAQLARSPSEPGLAGLEEDLTCSICLCLFSCPVTVPCGHNFCASCLELSWGGLSANFSCPQCRTTFLDRPQLQKNTVLCRVVEQLQGCAGAEDKAKAKEVEVEEEQEEEAAGCGTEVPPVLCDSCRQAPAAQTCLTCMASFCPEHLRPHQDSPAFRDHQLCPPLRHLHRRKCPQHNKLFEFFCSEHGSCLCSLCLLDHKLCHTSPVQVAKADAKLALKKRLVELHNQSLRAAQAMNTVKTNQSQTAEAASKKKDVIRSEFSEIKALIDERENQALKVIADEEKRVCNKFEYIYSVLRSKKNEIQSLRDWIEKALTENDDILFLKRAAALQRTSTKDAFVPVIEMDQNLIYSTLQSTISLKNTVKLSVTHCRETRAEAKLMPGKTKPPPAAPPNKTVCGKKPPGPQHTLREKISHQTQATSQVEADTTPTTGPLNAAAIASVKELIDTFLKKSRKELLEYAANITLDYNTAHNKVVLSERYTKMSVSDTSLNYNHHPQRFTDCFQVLGFQCFKRGVHYWEVELQQNNFCGIGICYGSMDRQGPESRLGRNSSSWCIEWFNSKISSWHNDVEKCLPNVKATKIGVLLHCEGGFVIFTAVGEKHNLIYKFKTQFTEALYPAFWLFSSGTVLSLCPMKQ from the exons ATGGCGCAGCTGGCTCGGTCGCCGTCGGAGCCGGGCCTGGCGGGGCTGGAGGAGGATCTGACCTGCTCCATCTGCCTCTGCCTCTTCAGCTGCCCCGTGACGGTGCCCTGCGGGCACAACTTCTGCGCCTCCTGCCTGGAGCTCTCCTGGGGCGGGCTCTCGGCCAACTTCAGCTGCCCGCAGTGCCGGACCACCTTCCTGGACCGCCCGCAGCTGCAGAAGAACACGGTGCTGTGCCGGGTGGTggagcagctccagggctgcGCCGGGGCCGAGGACAAGGCGAAGGCgaaggaggtggaggtggaggaggaacaggaggaggaagcggCGGGCTGCGGGACGGAGGTGCCCCCTGTGTTGTGCGACAGCTGCCGGCAGGCGCCGGCCGCGCAGACCTGCCTGACCTGCATGGCCTCCTTCTGCCCCGAGCACCTGCGGCCGCACCAGGACAGCCCGGCCTTCCGCGACCACCAGCTCTGCCCGCCGCTCCGCCACCTCCACCGCCGCAAGTGCCCGCAGCACAACAAGCTCTTCGAGTTCTTCTGCAGCGAGCACggcagctgcctctgctccctctgcCTCCTCGACCACAAGCTGTGTCACACCAGTCCCGTGCAAGTGGCCAAAGCCGACGCCAAG TTGGCGCTGAAGAAGAGACTCGTGGAGCTGCATAATCAGAGTCTGAGAGCTGCTCAGGCAATGAACACTGTGAAAACGAACCAAAGCCAAACTGCT GAGGCAGCTTCCAAAAAGAAAGATGTGATCAGAAGTGAGTTTTCGGAAATTAAAGCTTTAATCGACGAAAGAGAAAATCAGGCCTTGAAAGTAAttgcagatgaagaaaaaagagtTTGCAATAAGTTTGAATATATTTACTCTGTTCTGAGATCTAAGAAGAATGAAATTCAGTCTCTCAGAGATTGGATTGAGAAGGCGCTGACTGAAAACGATGACATTCTGTTTTTGAAG agagcagcagcactaCAACGAACATCAACAAAAGACGCTTTTGTTCCTGTAATTGAAATGGACCAAAACTTGATATATTCCACTCTTCAGTCTACCATTAGCCTTAAAAACACTGTGAAACTTTCAGTGACTCACTGTAGGGAGACAAGAGCGGAAG CAAAACTAATGCCCGGGAAAACTAAGCCCCCTCCAGCGGCTCCTCCAAACAAAACCGTTTGTGGAAAGAAGCCTCCAGGACCAC AGCATACCTTGAGAGAGAAAATCTCTCACCAGACTCAAGCCACTTCGCAGGTGGAGGCAGATACCA CACCAACCACAGGACCGCTAAATGCTGCAGCTATTGCTTCAGTTAAAGAGCTTATTGACACCTTTCTGAAGAAATCCAGAAAGGAGCTTTTGGAGT ATGCTGCTAACATCACACTGGATTACAACACAGCTCATAACAAAGTGGTTCTGTCTGAGAGATATACCAAGATGTCTGTCTCAGACACCTCCCTGAATTATAACCACCACCCTCAGCGCTTCACCGATTGTTTCCAAGTGCTGGGGTTCCAGTGCTTCAAGAGAGGCGTCCACTACTGGGAAGTGGAACTGCAGCAGAACAACTTCTGTGGCATCGGCATCTGCTATGGCAGCATGGACCGGCAGGGACCAGAGAGCCgcctggggaggaacagcagtTCATGGTGTATTGAGTGGTTTAATTCCAAAATATCATCCTGGCATAATGATGTTGAAAAGTGCTTACCCAATGTGAAGGCTACCAAGATTGGTGTGCTGCTCCACTGCGAGGGAGGGTTTGTGATTTTCACGGCTGTTGGGGAGAAGCATAACTTGATCTATAAATTCAAAACTCAGTTTACTGAAGCCTTGTACCCTGCCTTCTGGTTATTTTCCAGTggcactgttctctctctctgcccAATGAAACAGTAA
- the TRIM25 gene encoding E3 ubiquitin/ISG15 ligase TRIM25 isoform X1 produces the protein MAQLARSPSEPGLAGLEEDLTCSICLCLFSCPVTVPCGHNFCASCLELSWGGLSANFSCPQCRTTFLDRPQLQKNTVLCRVVEQLQGCAGAEDKAKAKEVEVEEEQEEEAAGCGTEVPPVLCDSCRQAPAAQTCLTCMASFCPEHLRPHQDSPAFRDHQLCPPLRHLHRRKCPQHNKLFEFFCSEHGSCLCSLCLLDHKLCHTSPVQVAKADAKLALKKRLVELHNQSLRAAQAMNTVKTNQSQTAEAASKKKDVIRSEFSEIKALIDERENQALKVIADEEKRVCNKFEYIYSVLRSKKNEIQSLRDWIEKALTENDDILFLKRAAALQRTSTKDAFVPVIEMDQNLIYSTLQSTISLKNTVKLSVTHCRETRAEAKLMPGKTKPPPAAPPNKTVCGKKPPGPQHTLREKISHQTQATSQVEADTKEKKKPVKVAPTTGPLNAAAIASVKELIDTFLKKSRKELLEYAANITLDYNTAHNKVVLSERYTKMSVSDTSLNYNHHPQRFTDCFQVLGFQCFKRGVHYWEVELQQNNFCGIGICYGSMDRQGPESRLGRNSSSWCIEWFNSKISSWHNDVEKCLPNVKATKIGVLLHCEGGFVIFTAVGEKHNLIYKFKTQFTEALYPAFWLFSSGTVLSLCPMKQ, from the exons ATGGCGCAGCTGGCTCGGTCGCCGTCGGAGCCGGGCCTGGCGGGGCTGGAGGAGGATCTGACCTGCTCCATCTGCCTCTGCCTCTTCAGCTGCCCCGTGACGGTGCCCTGCGGGCACAACTTCTGCGCCTCCTGCCTGGAGCTCTCCTGGGGCGGGCTCTCGGCCAACTTCAGCTGCCCGCAGTGCCGGACCACCTTCCTGGACCGCCCGCAGCTGCAGAAGAACACGGTGCTGTGCCGGGTGGTggagcagctccagggctgcGCCGGGGCCGAGGACAAGGCGAAGGCgaaggaggtggaggtggaggaggaacaggaggaggaagcggCGGGCTGCGGGACGGAGGTGCCCCCTGTGTTGTGCGACAGCTGCCGGCAGGCGCCGGCCGCGCAGACCTGCCTGACCTGCATGGCCTCCTTCTGCCCCGAGCACCTGCGGCCGCACCAGGACAGCCCGGCCTTCCGCGACCACCAGCTCTGCCCGCCGCTCCGCCACCTCCACCGCCGCAAGTGCCCGCAGCACAACAAGCTCTTCGAGTTCTTCTGCAGCGAGCACggcagctgcctctgctccctctgcCTCCTCGACCACAAGCTGTGTCACACCAGTCCCGTGCAAGTGGCCAAAGCCGACGCCAAG TTGGCGCTGAAGAAGAGACTCGTGGAGCTGCATAATCAGAGTCTGAGAGCTGCTCAGGCAATGAACACTGTGAAAACGAACCAAAGCCAAACTGCT GAGGCAGCTTCCAAAAAGAAAGATGTGATCAGAAGTGAGTTTTCGGAAATTAAAGCTTTAATCGACGAAAGAGAAAATCAGGCCTTGAAAGTAAttgcagatgaagaaaaaagagtTTGCAATAAGTTTGAATATATTTACTCTGTTCTGAGATCTAAGAAGAATGAAATTCAGTCTCTCAGAGATTGGATTGAGAAGGCGCTGACTGAAAACGATGACATTCTGTTTTTGAAG agagcagcagcactaCAACGAACATCAACAAAAGACGCTTTTGTTCCTGTAATTGAAATGGACCAAAACTTGATATATTCCACTCTTCAGTCTACCATTAGCCTTAAAAACACTGTGAAACTTTCAGTGACTCACTGTAGGGAGACAAGAGCGGAAG CAAAACTAATGCCCGGGAAAACTAAGCCCCCTCCAGCGGCTCCTCCAAACAAAACCGTTTGTGGAAAGAAGCCTCCAGGACCAC AGCATACCTTGAGAGAGAAAATCTCTCACCAGACTCAAGCCACTTCGCAGGTGGAGGCAGATACCA aggaGAAGAAGAAACCTGTTAAAGTTG CACCAACCACAGGACCGCTAAATGCTGCAGCTATTGCTTCAGTTAAAGAGCTTATTGACACCTTTCTGAAGAAATCCAGAAAGGAGCTTTTGGAGT ATGCTGCTAACATCACACTGGATTACAACACAGCTCATAACAAAGTGGTTCTGTCTGAGAGATATACCAAGATGTCTGTCTCAGACACCTCCCTGAATTATAACCACCACCCTCAGCGCTTCACCGATTGTTTCCAAGTGCTGGGGTTCCAGTGCTTCAAGAGAGGCGTCCACTACTGGGAAGTGGAACTGCAGCAGAACAACTTCTGTGGCATCGGCATCTGCTATGGCAGCATGGACCGGCAGGGACCAGAGAGCCgcctggggaggaacagcagtTCATGGTGTATTGAGTGGTTTAATTCCAAAATATCATCCTGGCATAATGATGTTGAAAAGTGCTTACCCAATGTGAAGGCTACCAAGATTGGTGTGCTGCTCCACTGCGAGGGAGGGTTTGTGATTTTCACGGCTGTTGGGGAGAAGCATAACTTGATCTATAAATTCAAAACTCAGTTTACTGAAGCCTTGTACCCTGCCTTCTGGTTATTTTCCAGTggcactgttctctctctctgcccAATGAAACAGTAA
- the TRIM25 gene encoding E3 ubiquitin/ISG15 ligase TRIM25 isoform X3 codes for MAQLARSPSEPGLAGLEEDLTCSICLCLFSCPVTVPCGHNFCASCLELSWGGLSANFSCPQCRTTFLDRPQLQKNTVLCRVVEQLQGCAGAEDKAKAKEVEVEEEQEEEAAGCGTEVPPVLCDSCRQAPAAQTCLTCMASFCPEHLRPHQDSPAFRDHQLCPPLRHLHRRKCPQHNKLFEFFCSEHGSCLCSLCLLDHKLCHTSPVQVAKADAKLALKKRLVELHNQSLRAAQAMNTVKTNQSQTAEAASKKKDVIRSEFSEIKALIDERENQALKVIADEEKRVCNKFEYIYSVLRSKKNEIQSLRDWIEKALTENDDILFLKRAAALQRTSTKDAFVPVIEMDQNLIYSTLQSTISLKNTVKLSVTHCRETRAEAKLMPGKTKPPPAAPPNKTVCGKKPPGPQEKKKPVKVAPTTGPLNAAAIASVKELIDTFLKKSRKELLEYAANITLDYNTAHNKVVLSERYTKMSVSDTSLNYNHHPQRFTDCFQVLGFQCFKRGVHYWEVELQQNNFCGIGICYGSMDRQGPESRLGRNSSSWCIEWFNSKISSWHNDVEKCLPNVKATKIGVLLHCEGGFVIFTAVGEKHNLIYKFKTQFTEALYPAFWLFSSGTVLSLCPMKQ; via the exons ATGGCGCAGCTGGCTCGGTCGCCGTCGGAGCCGGGCCTGGCGGGGCTGGAGGAGGATCTGACCTGCTCCATCTGCCTCTGCCTCTTCAGCTGCCCCGTGACGGTGCCCTGCGGGCACAACTTCTGCGCCTCCTGCCTGGAGCTCTCCTGGGGCGGGCTCTCGGCCAACTTCAGCTGCCCGCAGTGCCGGACCACCTTCCTGGACCGCCCGCAGCTGCAGAAGAACACGGTGCTGTGCCGGGTGGTggagcagctccagggctgcGCCGGGGCCGAGGACAAGGCGAAGGCgaaggaggtggaggtggaggaggaacaggaggaggaagcggCGGGCTGCGGGACGGAGGTGCCCCCTGTGTTGTGCGACAGCTGCCGGCAGGCGCCGGCCGCGCAGACCTGCCTGACCTGCATGGCCTCCTTCTGCCCCGAGCACCTGCGGCCGCACCAGGACAGCCCGGCCTTCCGCGACCACCAGCTCTGCCCGCCGCTCCGCCACCTCCACCGCCGCAAGTGCCCGCAGCACAACAAGCTCTTCGAGTTCTTCTGCAGCGAGCACggcagctgcctctgctccctctgcCTCCTCGACCACAAGCTGTGTCACACCAGTCCCGTGCAAGTGGCCAAAGCCGACGCCAAG TTGGCGCTGAAGAAGAGACTCGTGGAGCTGCATAATCAGAGTCTGAGAGCTGCTCAGGCAATGAACACTGTGAAAACGAACCAAAGCCAAACTGCT GAGGCAGCTTCCAAAAAGAAAGATGTGATCAGAAGTGAGTTTTCGGAAATTAAAGCTTTAATCGACGAAAGAGAAAATCAGGCCTTGAAAGTAAttgcagatgaagaaaaaagagtTTGCAATAAGTTTGAATATATTTACTCTGTTCTGAGATCTAAGAAGAATGAAATTCAGTCTCTCAGAGATTGGATTGAGAAGGCGCTGACTGAAAACGATGACATTCTGTTTTTGAAG agagcagcagcactaCAACGAACATCAACAAAAGACGCTTTTGTTCCTGTAATTGAAATGGACCAAAACTTGATATATTCCACTCTTCAGTCTACCATTAGCCTTAAAAACACTGTGAAACTTTCAGTGACTCACTGTAGGGAGACAAGAGCGGAAG CAAAACTAATGCCCGGGAAAACTAAGCCCCCTCCAGCGGCTCCTCCAAACAAAACCGTTTGTGGAAAGAAGCCTCCAGGACCAC aggaGAAGAAGAAACCTGTTAAAGTTG CACCAACCACAGGACCGCTAAATGCTGCAGCTATTGCTTCAGTTAAAGAGCTTATTGACACCTTTCTGAAGAAATCCAGAAAGGAGCTTTTGGAGT ATGCTGCTAACATCACACTGGATTACAACACAGCTCATAACAAAGTGGTTCTGTCTGAGAGATATACCAAGATGTCTGTCTCAGACACCTCCCTGAATTATAACCACCACCCTCAGCGCTTCACCGATTGTTTCCAAGTGCTGGGGTTCCAGTGCTTCAAGAGAGGCGTCCACTACTGGGAAGTGGAACTGCAGCAGAACAACTTCTGTGGCATCGGCATCTGCTATGGCAGCATGGACCGGCAGGGACCAGAGAGCCgcctggggaggaacagcagtTCATGGTGTATTGAGTGGTTTAATTCCAAAATATCATCCTGGCATAATGATGTTGAAAAGTGCTTACCCAATGTGAAGGCTACCAAGATTGGTGTGCTGCTCCACTGCGAGGGAGGGTTTGTGATTTTCACGGCTGTTGGGGAGAAGCATAACTTGATCTATAAATTCAAAACTCAGTTTACTGAAGCCTTGTACCCTGCCTTCTGGTTATTTTCCAGTggcactgttctctctctctgcccAATGAAACAGTAA
- the COIL gene encoding coilin encodes MAAAGGAVRLRLLFDYPPPGSPGCALCWLLLEPSQVRLVTDLVSLIRHRFGFSRRARLSLFLEGALLPPTESARLVRDNDSLRVKLEEIVADDYEEVDDGFSYTPKEDRKKHRQKQEEFSRNEDDRHKREKKKNKHNPEYSSCREETSVDMQDSQKRCKKRKRKEEVCGRNRLTEGKEESSTDQSKKLKKLKREKQLATKKKDEKQTKAAAAKMALEQANESSSLNSGKNNSKKITTQSRKKRVGASDSSSVSSDSDSSELNIKQNKSSCKPVVATLPKDKSQAVTNSDVKTAASNKVTVKSNAENSTKTAISKNAKKSQSSSSDSDSSTEDEKAATAQDNAAKEKSLPNSVAAVKTSTTKAPKAKTSSSESDSSDSETLVIKKPTANAGLSNSIVRNCTKQLPTSIQGPLASPGRGRGRGTGEDNFWRGPRGRGFRGMMRGQGRGRGANPVFFYNYSSEGQKQRQLNETATNASVFVQNPVEVPKRDYSVLPLLAAPPQVGERIAFKRLELTENYSPEVSDYKEGKIISWNADKKQIELEILSSSAGQSAKEPGKFDLVYQSADGAELIEYAVPQDTKITESWDALIEPRLIVEPPVNGSSIENGAI; translated from the exons atggcggcggccggCGGTGCGGTGCGGCTGCGGCTGCTTTTCGACTACCCGCCGCCGGGCAGCCCGGGCTGCgcgctgtgctggctgctgctggagcccagccaggTGCGCCTCGTCACCGACCTCGTCAGCCTCATCCGCCACAGGTTCGGCTTCAGCCGGCGGGCCCGCCTCAGCCTCTTCCTGGAAGGGGCGCTGCTGCCGCCCACCGAGAGCGCCCGCCTCGTGCGGGACAACGACTCGCTCCG AGTAAAATTGGAAGAGATAGTGGCAGATGATTATGAAGAGGTGGATGATGGCTTCTCTTATACAccaaaagaagacagaaaaaagcatAGACAAAAGCAAGAAGAGTTCTCTAGAAATGAAGATGACAGgcataaaagggaaaagaaaaagaataaacataATCCTGAGTATTCCTCTTGTAGGGAAGAGACCTCTGTAGATATGCAGGACTCTCAAAAAAggtgcaagaaaagaaaaagaaaggaagaagtttGTGGAAGAAATAGACTCACAGAAGGTAAGGAAGAGAGCTCTACTGACCAAtctaaaaagcttaaaaaattgaAGAGGGAGAAACAGTTGGCAACaaaaaagaaggatgaaaagCAGACAAAGGCTGCTGCAGCAAAGATGGCTTTAGAACAAGCAAATGAGAGCTCTTCTCTGAATTCTggtaaaaataacagcaaaaaaatcacaACACAGTCCAGAAAAAAGAGGGTCGGAGCTTCAGATTCCTCCAGCGTGTCATCTGACAGTGACAGCAGTGAACTaaacataaagcaaaataaatcttcctGTAAACCTGTGGTGGCAACACTTCCCAAAGACAAATCCCAAGCTGTTACAAATTCTGATGTGAAAACTGCTGCTTCTAATAAAGTGACTGTAAAGTCTAATGCTGAAAATTCCACTAAGACTGCAATTAGTAAAAATGCTAAAAAATCCCAGTCCTCCAGTTCAGATTCTGACTCGAGTACAGAGGATGagaaagcagcaacagcacaAGACAATGCTGCAAAGGAAAAGTCACTGCCTAACAGTGTGGCAGCTGTAAAAACCAGTACCACCAAGGCTCCCAAAGCAAAGACCTCCTCTTCAGAGTCTGATAGTTCAGATTCAGAAACACTtgttattaaaaaacccacagcaaatgCTGGACTGAGTAATTCCATAGTAAGAAACTGCACTAAACAGTTGCCAACCAGCATTCAAGGACCACTTGCCAGCCCAGGTCGTGGAAGGGGGCGTGGAACAGGAGAGGATAACTTCTGGAGAGGACCTAGGGGCCGTGGGTTCCGTGGGATGATGAGGGGCCAAGGCCGTGGGAGAGGAGCAAACCCTGTCTTCTTCTATAACTACAGCAGCGAAGGCCAGAAACAGAGGCAGTTAAATGAAACTGCGACAAACGCTTCTGTTTTTGTCCAG aatccTGTGGAGGTCCCCAAGAGAGACTATAGTGTGTTACCTCTTCTAGCTGCCCCACCACAAGTGGGAGAAAGAATTGCATTTAAG CGCTTGGAACTAACTGAAAATTACAGTCCTGAAGTTTCAGACTATAAg gagggaaaaataatCAGTTGGAATGCTGATAAAAAACAGATCGAGCTCGAGATCCTTTCGTCATCAGCAGGACAAT ctgcaaAAGAGCCAGGGAAGTTCGATCTGGTTTACCAGTCTGCAGATGGAGCAGAACTGATAGAGTATGCTGTTCCTCAAGATACAAAG ataaCTGAAAGTTGGGATGCGCTGATAGAGCCAAGACTGATTGTTGAGCCTCCAGTTAATGGATCCAGCATTGAAAATGGAGCAATCTAA